From the Rhinoraja longicauda isolate Sanriku21f chromosome 5, sRhiLon1.1, whole genome shotgun sequence genome, the window TGAAAGTGCTTGAGTTGCTaacagtgttttttttttaatcttgtggatttttttttcagcAACCTGAAGTGTTTACAACTCAACGGATGCACTTtcagttttcatttcagatttctagtatcTGTGGCATTTTGCATCCCCTAGTTCCAGTTTCTGCAACACATTCCagctttgttttattttcctttccttTTCTGTGTTCAGCTGTCCCATTCTACTTTCATTTCCCCCAGGCAAATCATCTGCAATTAACAAGCCTTTGCCATCCTGTCCTAGTGAGCACCACAAGTCAGAATCTCCCAGTCTTCGTCCTATTGCTGACACTGCATTCATAGTCACCATCCCTTTCCTTTCCCCAGTTTTAAATATtctgattctttttttttctctgggtCTGCAAAATcaactttctcttccctgccgtgagGTGGGGAGTGTATGTCTGTAGAAGTTGGATTCAGACCTAGTTGGCCTAAGGCAGGAACAAAAAGAGCAACATGGATCACCCCACTGATGACCAAAATGAGGCTAGAATATTAGTTCAAGACCAAATATGTCACCAGAATTCCATATTAAAGTTGTTACGCAAATGTTGGTTGCTATTGTTGCAAGTAGGTAGCGCGTTTGTGCAAAGTCTGTAATCAGGAGAAAAGGTTTATCAGAAGCGAGTAaggtttattaaaaaaatgctGACTAACTTCCTTTTTTGGACATTCGCCAAATTAAAGAATTAATGATACCCGGTTAAAGTTCAGTATTCTTGGGGCATCTCAAATGATATTCTTCATGCTGGTTTAATTTGTGGCAATATGGACCAAACTGTGCAAACAGCAGATGTACAACCTCatgcaaatattatttttttcagtACTCAAGATATTGCAAATTACAATAAGTTTCCAAAACAGGATAACATGCAAGTTGGTGATTGTTCAGCTTCCTTGCACCTGCTGTTCTAATCTTCTGGGAGCAAATCAAAGGTTTCGAAAGCATTTAAAGAGCTTTGGCAAAATGTTGCAGTGAATCTAGTTGACGCTACACACTGGAGGCAGCAGAGAAGAGAGTAAAAGTTTAAGATGGATCCCGATAATCAATTTGTTGAACGTTATTGGAGCTGCATTTATACTGGCAGATAAGAGTATTCCGCCACATTTTTGACACTGCCTCATTGACAGAAGAAGACATTACTCAAGACAGTAAGCGAGTCACTTACAGTAGGATACTCAGCTTCTGATTTGAGTTCATTGTCAGAGTTTGTGTTTGGCTGGTCCAATTGTGGTTGGCTGGTCTAATACATTTTGATGGTGATGGCCAGAATGATAATCATGATAGGTTCTGTTAAAGTAATGCCATTGAAGTACAATTCTCTCTCATTTGCTTACTCCTGTCTCACACATTTGATTGAGTATTTTGAGCAGGGTATTTAACTGAGGTGATTGACGCAGGATAGCAGACTTTGTTCTAtgaactttagtaaggcatttgacaagatcccacgtgGTGGGCTGATTCAGAAAGGCAAGACAAATGGGATCCAAGGCAAAATGGCTCAttgaatttaaaattaattgcatCATGCCAAATGTATTATCATGTTGTTATGCAAATGCAGGTTGCTGGTGTTGTAAGAGGGTGGCTGGTTTGTGGCAAGTTTTTAGTCAGGAGAAACAGTTAAAGAACATGTTGATTTGCTTCCTATTTTGGACTCTCTCCAAAGTTCAAGTTCAGTACTTTTGTGGAATCTCAAAAGTATAGTATTTTTGGTATACTTTTGAGATACCAGGTGATagataggaggcagagggtgtTAGTGAAGAGATGCTCTTCGGATTGGATGTTAGTCGTCTACCACAGGGAATGGTGCTGGGACCCTTGTTGCTTGTAatacatataaatgacttggatgtgagTGTTGCAGCAATTATTAGCAAATTTGAGGATAACACAAAAATTGGTGGGGATGTAGATAGTGAGGAAGTTTGTCTATGCGTACAGCAGGGTATCAATCAGATAGAAAGTTGGGCAGAACATGGCAGAACAGATTAAACTTGACCCAGAGAAATGCAACATAATGTATATTGGGAAGTCAAACACGGCGAGGATATGTACATTAAATTGTTGGGCAAGGATAAATTGTTTTGAACAGCAGAATCATGGGGTTAAAATCTATAGTTTCCTGAAATTGGTAACAAGTTGATAGGATGCTGAAGACATAGGCCTTCATAGATTGGGGCAGAGAATATAAAAGTTGAAATATTGTGTTGTATCTTTACAAAACACTGATTAGACTGCACTGGATTATCTTGTGCCTCTACAGAAAGGGTGTGGTTGAGGAAGAGAGAGTGCAGTGGAGATTCACTAGATGTGACCTGAATCAGAGGACTTTACAAATGGGGAGTTATTAGATAAGTTGGGATAGTTTTCCCTTGAGCCAAGGAGGCTGGGGGACAACATGATAGagctatataaaattataagaggcatagattgggtagatagtcagaatagaTTTCTCAGGGGAAGGGTAGGGGCAGGGATATCAAAACAAGACTGCATAGGTTTACGGCGTAAGGAAGGCAAGTTTTGTTTCCCCTCCTCGACTACAAAGAGTAGATGAAATCTGGAAATTGCTGCCAGACAAGATGATGGAATCAGACAATCCTTACAAATATAGCCGTTTGTTGTGCACTCAACACCAGCCAATGGAAAATGTATTACCACTTTAAATTATGTTTGATGTTATCAGGACTTGTAGATGTCTTGAAACATTTTTTAAACGTGTGTGGACCAAGTTTGCAATGAGATGTGAAGCTGAATAGTACAGAAAAGAACCCAAACATATTGTATCCAGGTATCCAATGGTGTAGCTTCTGTATAGGTGGGGGTCTTGGGGAAAAGTCAAATCAACCACATGCACTTCTGATAGAGATATCTGCTTCAGGGGAAAGCCCAGGGCCACTCCCTCTCAAATACGCCACCGTCGCCTCAAGTACGTCACACCCAGGAAAATGAGTTTCCTCTTGGGAAGCTCAACATGGCAATCTCAGCAGGGGCTGCTGCTGGAGGcaacaaattgtgcatttgttctGTTCACAGGTCGTGGTGTCCATGGAGGCAGCCgtgggaggccctgcagcagttaCGTGAATGGGTAGATCGAGCACAGCCTACAGCATAGATCAACAATAGAAAGAGCCGATGGCATTGCGCTGGGTCAATCCCACACCTACTTCATCGGTCCAGAGTCACCAGGCCTAAAAGTGCAAAAATACGAAATTTCATATCTCCTTGGGCTCAGATTGAACTTTTCAGATATTTGCAAGATGGCACTGGAACATAATGACCATCTGCGTGCTGTTTCAGAAGAGGATCTACTGCATTCACAGAGAATACGATTTGACTGGATAATATGCAGAACAAGCAATTTGCCatatctctgtacatgtgacaataaataaactaaaactaaaataactaaaTGTAACGGACAAGATTTTACTCTAGTGATTGATGGTGCTGCAAGGTTCATATTCGAAAATACTAACAGAGTTTAAAATTGCCTTGCTGTTGTAGCTGGATAATTATTGCAGGCATCTGGGGAATAATTATCTGGAGCAATGACTAAAAATTATTATATCCACTGCACTATCAACAACTCAAATTCATGTCAAACATCCATGGGAAACTGCACCCATCCTGGTCAAATGAATAATTTCCTGTTTGTCTACCACGGTGGTTTCCAACCTGAAAGAAAATCTCTCTTGTTCAGGCTTCGTGGAATATGCAGCCTTCAAACCCCCAATAAACACCCACTGGTGTTTTCAGGACTGGAGCTCTCCTGACAATTCTCTGGGTCTCTGAGGACCTGGCATACTCTGCTGGCAACCACTGCTCTGGAATGCGCACGAGAGTCAGGAGTCAAATGAGATTCCTGCAACAAAGAGTAATATCAGGCACACTCAGTTTATTTTTGCGTAGAAAGGGTATTGAATGAAATGCAGAAAATGGAAGTACATGTGATTTATTAAGATCAATAAAGATTTTGTTGAATATTGAACATTTGTGGGATTAAGCAGTCTCCTCATGTTGCTGTGGGCACATCGGAGATGGCTTGCACCTGTCCTACTAAGTTGAGCATTTTGTAACCCAGATGTTTTCTGCACTTGTGAAAAGGCTGTCTATGTGATTCAATGTGGAAGAGGATAAAAATATAAGCTTGCATTTGTCTTGTGACTTTTACAACCTCAGGAATTCCAAAGCATTTCACAATCAAGGGCAGTGTTGGACCAGTGGTTAAGTTACCAGGCTAATCGTCCTAAAGGCAAACAATCCACAAATAACAGTTTAGCCTCCACCATGACAGCTGTGAAATTTAGCTGCTTAATAAATACAGCTAGTCCGAGTAATTTGACCGTGTCATTAATGATTCAATCTGGTTAGTCAATGCCCTTCAGGGGATGAAATATGCTATCCTTACACAGTCTGGCCTATACACAACGCCAGGCCCACAGCCATGTATCGGATTCTATTAGTACAAGGGTAATAAATGAGAACTGAGAAATAAGAGCAAGGCATTTGGTCCCCATTTTCCAACAAGATCATGGCTGTTATTCTCTCATAAACACAATTTTCCTGCCTTATGTTTCCGTCACTCAATTCCTTTAGAAACATCTAGAAATTTATTGATCTTTATTTATATCGAACACAATCAATGACTGAGCTGCCACAGCTCACTGGGGTAGAGAATTGCAAAAATGTATTTATTATCCTCTAAATGAAAACGTTTCTACTAATTTCAGTTCTGATTACTTTTTCCtcctcagaatcagaatcagaactgcctttattgtcatccaaaaaaaccaagtcttttggacgaggtttcgtcacccacagtccaacaataagaacaataaaataagcaattacacacacaaccacaaaccaacacaaaacaaaaaaagaaacatccatcacagtgagtctcctccagtcacctcctcactgtgatggaaggccagaatgtcttttctcttcccctgccatcttctcccgcggtcaggctgttgtagttgccacataGTTGTTGTAGTTGTCCTCCAAGCCTCAAAGATCTCTGCATTCCTCCAATTCATACCTCAACAGATCATCTATTTTAATTACCAACACCAGTGGTCACACTTTCTGCTCAATGGGCCCTCACTTCCAATTTTATTCTGGAACACAACCATTCTCCCTCTCTTAGGTTTTAAAACCTAATAATTTGGTGGTTGGTCACAGTGCTATTTGGACACGAGGATCTATATTTTGGTATGTAGCCTTAACATCAATTTTAGCTACAATATGAAACACTTAGCCACTTTAGTCAGGTATACAGAGTCATAGCAGTCTGCAAATAGACAATTTTCCCTAACCAGTGCACGCCAATCAGGATGCTccactaagttagtcccatttgcccacaattGGCCCATGTCCCTATAAACCTATACTATCCAAAGTTCCATTCATTTCCTGGGGTCTAGAATCCCAGGTGGGAGGAAAACAGTTTTTGGTCATGAGAGGAGGGAAAGGAAAACATCGTGTGTCAAAAttacacctgcggtccatttgtcttgtgtttttgttggttttttttgtcttaattgtagttgtgatgtggtgtttttgtgttgtgtactatgtgtgtatgtgggggggagggggggaactgtaacattgtaaatatgtaaatatgtatcccttccgaacggagacccgacctttgtgttctgggccgtgtctccgttccatctgcggcctaccatcggcccaactcctggagctggcggcctccagggctctggttcgcagagcccgcggatcggacttaccaccaccggagccggccgtcttcggaggctgcgggagcagctgcgactcgccttaggctcgggccgcgtggatgccgacatcgggagctccggcagcggcagcgtgttcgcccgccccggatcacggggcttgggtcgcggacatttcaccgtccggcgcgggatatttctctgctgggcgggggcttcaatgtcgggagccacgaccgctccgacgtgcagcaacagcggcagcagcagcgtgttcgcccgccccggatcggacttatcatcggcggagccggccgttttcggaggctgcgggggcggctgcgacgcgacgcgccttgggcttggcccgctgtggtccgtccggtgcggcctgcaaccacaacagcctgactgcgggcgaggacagcgggagaagggaaagacattgtggccttccatcacagtgaggagaggactggaggagactcactgtgatggatgtttctttgatggatgtttctttttttgtgtgtttttggggttgggtaattttaatgcctatttaatgcttttattgttggactgtgttttgggggttttggggttgtgtaatttgaatgcctatttaatgcttttattgttggactgtgggtgaccgaatttcgtccaatattggatgacaaataaagctatcttgatcttgatgttCAAATCCAATCATAGTACCACGGGGCATTACGGAAGCCAATAATATGTCAAACAGTCAATCAATCATGGAGGTTTGATAAAAAGATAAAGTTCATTCATTCTGCAGATCTCAACACAGCCAAGGCTGGAatataaataacttttaaaacatgCATGCCTCTTTGCATACTTACAAGTACAGGTAATCCAAATTTGAACTTAAGGTTTTaagaaatacatttaaaaaaaatctagcaGCTCAGAACATTACCGATATAGCACATATATAGAAGAGTTTCTTATCATAAGCAATACACAAGTGGAAGGAACACATTCTTACCACAATAGGCACTCCGATCTCAGGCCACACAAGGTCCTCAGATGGTGGTTTGGGAGAGTTCCATACCACAATGACTTTATTCAAGTAAGGAAGACCATTTAGCCTCTCTAAAGAGTTCATCAGGACTTCCTCACGCTCGTAGGTCAACATTACGACTGTGAACTGTTCCCTGGGAACATTCCCACCTAGAGCAGCCTGGAACTCCTTCCCAGAACCTCCTGCTCCGCCACCTATCGGTCGGAATCCGGTTCCAGATCCGAGGAATTTGGCCTCAGAGGGCAAGGTGGGGTCAAGTGGCGTGTGCGGAAAGAGGTGGAAAGGTCCTGGGGCAGAATTCCAGGCTCTGTAAGTGTCCCGGACAGTGACTGTGAAGTTCCGCAAGTATTTAGGGGAGGCATAAGGTGGCTCAGTCTCAACGGGCCCCAAGTCCAGGTCTCCTGTGTCTGCCATGTTGGGATCAGTACCAGCAGCCTTTCCAGTCTTATGAGGGATCTCCTTAGATGGTTCTTCTGCAATGGGAGCTGCAGGGATTTGTATCCGGGTCCGCACAGTGGACAGGATGGTGCTCAGTACATTGTCTGAAGTGGAAAAATAAGTCTCCCACAGGAAGCGGCCCTGACGTCTCATGTTAAGCAGATCGCTGTCCGAGATGCTTCTCAAGAGGAAATGCAGTTCAGTAATGCGTGGTTTCGGCACCACCAGAGCTGCTTCACTCCAGTGTATCATGTCATGGTAGGGTAACTGCACGTGTTCCCCAAGGATTACTGGAATGGCTCCAACCTCCAAAGCTTCAAAAAGCCTCATAGAACAACCAGCAGAAGCAACAAGGTGGCTGTTTCCCGGAGTTATGATTAATACAAAGGTGGACAATTTCAACAACTCTAGCCTGTCGTCCCTCTCACCACAAAGCGCCCACTCAGTTGGTAAAGCAGGCCGAGGCTGGTTCTTACAGGTGAACTCCACAAGGACCAAATCCAACTTACTGTCCTGAACAGCTTTCAAGGTGGCGATAATCCGATCATCGTAATCTGCTGGAGCATTGCCCTCAATCTCCTCCTCAAACGAACGAGCCTCCTGCAAACTGGACATGAGCGATTCTAGTTTCTCTCCTTGGAAGCTGAAGAGATACTTCCTTTTGACCGGGACTTGGGGTGGAATCTCCAAAAAGTTGGGCTCGGACATGGCATGGATAAGGGGTGATGGGATGAGATCAAAGCCAGGACGATACTGAACATCATAGAaagtagactgggcaatcataGCCCTGCCTGTGCTGATGTTATACAGCAGGTTCTGAGTCTGGGACCTCCTGGATAGATTAATGAGAAGATGATTATGTCCATCGGATCGCCAATAAGGGAGGGAGTGCAACTGCTTTTCAATTTCAGTGGATTTCAGTTCCGATGAATCTTGTACTTCCCCGACCAAGACCACGTAGACACAGGCAACATGGGGATCGTTTGTAACATAGACGTTAGTCCGAGCAGTTGCCTGGAATGCCTGTTTAATTAACGGATCGATAAAACTGCTGAATTGATACTGTTCCAGTGGGTAGATATAAACTGGAAATCCAGACGTCAGTGGGCACCGAGAGTAATCAAAACAAGAGTACGAGCGACAGCTATTGGGGAACTTTGGCAATGGGAAGTTGGTCTCATCTTTCTCTGGCAAGAGGCGGATTGGCAGCGAGAGTTTGGGCTGGTTCTGTGCCACCAGCTCTTTGTACGAGTGCTCGGTTTGGCTGATAACATTCTTGAGCTGAAGCAGGTCTTGCTTGGCATTCTCAATGCTTTTCTTGCATGACTCAATCTTCAGGTTAAGTTTGGCGATTTCACTGTTGAGCTCCTGCCGCTTGGCCTCAAGCTGGAGCAGCTCCTCACTGACCGATTCCCGAATCCGGCACAGGTCCTGTACATGTTTGACCTCACATAGAGCATTACCGGAGCGCGGTTCAAAGATGCGTGGACCAGAGTCATCAAGGTTGTCGATGGTGGTCAGGTAGTAATGGGCAATCAGAGGGAAGAAGACCAGTATGATGAACAGGGTGAAGCTGAGCCAGGTTAGCCGGATGCGATTGGACCATCGTAGCATGCACGGTTGCCCAACATTCCCAACACCTCCGTTCCGTAGCATGTTATAAACTGGCAAGAGGTAGGGGGAAAacgtttttaaattaaaaaagggagaggggagatgaaacCCTCTCTCAATCACGTTTGATCAGAAGCCATGATAGGGAAACATCTCACTCATTGTCCAAAGGGTCATTGTATACTTTCCTTCAATATTCTCGAGCTATTTGCAATTTACCAATAAAATGGAAATTTCATTTTCTTTCTTCGTCCTTTCTCAAAATGTTTTTCTCCTCTCTCAAGACTACCAAACCAATTAAAATCGTTCAGTTTTCACTTTCAACTTTGTTTCCACTGGAGGTGCCACTGATGGTGACgatgatgaagggtctccaaGGACCATGACAGATTCCTGTCAAGTTGGTTGTCCTCATCAGTGACTCTTAGCATCTTGTATTAGCAGTCCAACAGATAATCACCATTCACGGCCACAGTAGAAAGCAATAGATAATCTtgtcctttccccccctcacttcgGCATCTGTTGGTAGCATCACCATCTGCAATAGGAGAGATTTCAGGTTAGAGGCTTCAAACAAATCAAGCAATTACAAAGCATTGGAATCATTTCTTTAAACAAATAAATCAATGAAGCTGAGAGTTAATTACATTTGATTCGCACACTGTAGTTCAAATTCTGcactgttccttgtatctctaacCTGTTCCAGTCCTACGATGCTCCAAGATTTCTGCACGGCCATAAtcccactgcaccatagagaacaGAT encodes:
- the extl3 gene encoding exostosin-like 3 isoform X2 produces the protein MLRNGGVGNVGQPCMLRWSNRIRLTWLSFTLFIILVFFPLIAHYYLTTIDNLDDSGPRIFEPRSGNALCEVKHVQDLCRIRESVSEELLQLEAKRQELNSEIAKLNLKIESCKKSIENAKQDLLQLKNVISQTEHSYKELVAQNQPKLSLPIRLLPEKDETNFPLPKFPNSCRSYSCFDYSRCPLTSGFPVYIYPLEQYQFSSFIDPLIKQAFQATARTNVYVTNDPHVACVYVVLVGEVQDSSELKSTEIEKQLHSLPYWRSDGHNHLLINLSRRSQTQNLLYNISTGRAMIAQSTFYDVQYRPGFDLIPSPLIHAMSEPNFLEIPPQVPVKRKYLFSFQGEKLESLMSSLQEARSFEEEIEGNAPADYDDRIIATLKAVQDSKLDLVLVEFTCKNQPRPALPTEWALCGERDDRLELLKLSTFVLIITPGNSHLVASAGCSMRLFEALEVGAIPVILGEHVQLPYHDMIHWSEAALVVPKPRITELHFLLRSISDSDLLNMRRQGRFLWETYFSTSDNVLSTILSTVRTRIQIPAAPIAEEPSKEIPHKTGKAAGTDPNMADTGDLDLGPVETEPPYASPKYLRNFTVTVRDTYRAWNSAPGPFHLFPHTPLDPTLPSEAKFLGSGTGFRPIGGGAGGSGKEFQAALGGNVPREQFTVVMLTYEREEVLMNSLERLNGLPYLNKVIVVWNSPKPPSEDLVWPEIGVPIVVVHTDKNSLNNRFLPWDTIETEAILSIDDDAHLRHDEIMFGFRVWREARDRIVGFPGRYHAWDMSHQSWLYNSNYSCELSMVLTGAAFFHKAIRDMVDEYINCEDIAMNFLVSHITRKPPIKVTSRWTFRCPGCPQALSHDDSHFHERHKCINFFVKVYGYMPLLYTQFRVDSVLFKTRLPHDKTKCFKFI
- the extl3 gene encoding exostosin-like 3 isoform X1 → MLRNGGVGNVGQPCMLRWSNRIRLTWLSFTLFIILVFFPLIAHYYLTTIDNLDDSGPRIFEPRSGNALCEVKHVQDLCRIRESVSEELLQLEAKRQELNSEIAKLNLKIESCKKSIENAKQDLLQLKNVISQTEHSYKELVAQNQPKLSLPIRLLPEKDETNFPLPKFPNSCRSYSCFDYSRCPLTSGFPVYIYPLEQYQFSSFIDPLIKQAFQATARTNVYVTNDPHVACVYVVLVGEVQDSSELKSTEIEKQLHSLPYWRSDGHNHLLINLSRRSQTQNLLYNISTGRAMIAQSTFYDVQYRPGFDLIPSPLIHAMSEPNFLEIPPQVPVKRKYLFSFQGEKLESLMSSLQEARSFEEEIEGNAPADYDDRIIATLKAVQDSKLDLVLVEFTCKNQPRPALPTEWALCGERDDRLELLKLSTFVLIITPGNSHLVASAGCSMRLFEALEVGAIPVILGEHVQLPYHDMIHWSEAALVVPKPRITELHFLLRSISDSDLLNMRRQGRFLWETYFSTSDNVLSTILSTVRTRIQIPAAPIAEEPSKEIPHKTGKAAGTDPNMADTGDLDLGPVETEPPYASPKYLRNFTVTVRDTYRAWNSAPGPFHLFPHTPLDPTLPSEAKFLGSGTGFRPIGGGAGGSGKEFQAALGGNVPREQFTVVMLTYEREEVLMNSLERLNGLPYLNKVIVVWNSPKPPSEDLVWPEIGVPIVVVHTDKNSLNNRFLPWDTIETEAILSIDDDAHLRHDEIMFGFRVWREARDRIVGFPGRYHAWDMSHQSWLYNSNYSCELSMVLTGAAFFHKYYAYLYSYVMPQAIRDMVDEYINCEDIAMNFLVSHITRKPPIKVTSRWTFRCPGCPQALSHDDSHFHERHKCINFFVKVYGYMPLLYTQFRVDSVLFKTRLPHDKTKCFKFI